The stretch of DNA GATCTCGATCTCATGTCCGTCCGGATCAAGAAAGTAAATCGAATGCGAGATCTCATGATCCTGAAACTCAACTTCGATCCCGAGTCTCTCTAGACGAGCCTGCGCCTCCACGAACGTACTGCGGTTTGCCCGAAAGGCGACATGGCGCATCGCCACCGTATCCTTGCCGGGCGGCGCCTTTACCTGTTTGGCCTGAATCGGAAACAGAGCAAGCGCGGTGTTTCCGATCCCGACCATCGCGGGGGAGTCGCCCCAGACGCCTTCATGCATTCGCTCGAGTTCGAGGACTTGTCTGTACCAGGCGACTGACTGGCTAACGTCTCGAACGCCAAGGGCGACGTGATCGATTCCTTCGAGTTTCATTACGGATCCTCTTGTGCATCTCATGAAGGGCGTTCCGTCTGGGCTTCCCTGGCTTCACGCAAGATCTTGAATCCGCCTCTCACCACAACCGCTGAAATGATGGCACCGATCACCAGATCCGGATATCGACTACCAACCAGCCAGACGAGCCCACCCGAAATAGTAACCGCTAGATTGGCGATGACGTCATTCGCCGAGAATATCCAGGATGCTCGCATGTGAACGCCACCCTCACGATGTCGTGAAAGGAGGAATAGACAGTACACATTTGCGATGAGTGCCGCGGCACCCACCGCGATCATGAGGAGGCTCTCCGGTTCGCTTCCGAAGATCAGCCGCCTCACGACCTCGGCAAGCACACCGATACCCAGAGCGATCTGTAAGATGCCGCTAATCCTCGCCGCCCTCGATTGACGTGCGATGCCTCCTCCCACCGCATAGAGAGAGATTCCGTAGACCCCGGCGTCGGCAAGCATATCGAGGGAGTCTGCGATCAGGCCGGCGGATTCCGCCAGGAATCCAAGAATGAACTCCGCGAGAAACATGACGGCATTGATCGCAAGCAAGGCGATGAGCGTTCTTCGTTCAAGCGTGTCCGCTTGATCCGACCCGCAGCCGCAATCAGTCATGATCTGTCTTGGGTTCCAGAACGCCGCTTCTGCTGAGAAACTCGTGTAGTTGTTGCCACGGCCGTGGGCAGTCATTGTGCCCGCAGTCCATTGGCAGCAGTTCGGAGTGCGCTGCGGCCTCGCGTAGAGCCTCCGAGTGATGGAAGGGGATCACCTGGTCGCGTTGCCCGTGTAGCAACAGCACCGGCCTGGAGTAGCCCTCGAGCACGGCACGATTGTCGAACGGATCCCGCACGAGCCAGCGCGGCACGCCCATTCCGCCGGCGACCGAGGCCACGCTGGAGAAACTGGATTCCAGGATCAGCGTCGTCAGTTCGCGGCGGGCGGCCAGTTGGCAGATCGCGCCCCCACCCAACGAACGTCCGTAGCCGATAATCGCATCCGCATCGACTTCAGGAAGGGCCGCCAAGTAGTCGTAGGCCTCCACGAACGCCGCGGTGATGCTCGACTGTGACGGTGACCCCTTCGATCGACCATAGCCTGGATACTCGACCAGGAGGACGGCAACTCCCCAGTTGCGGACGACATCGAACTCCGCGACCCAGTGGTCGATCAGCTCGCCGTTGCCGTGGGCGAAGATGATGGCAGGACTTCGTTGTGGTGAAGA from Acidobacteriota bacterium encodes:
- a CDS encoding VOC family protein, producing MKLEGIDHVALGVRDVSQSVAWYRQVLELERMHEGVWGDSPAMVGIGNTALALFPIQAKQVKAPPGKDTVAMRHVAFRANRSTFVEAQARLERLGIEVEFQDHEISHSIYFLDPDGHEIEITSYDVHEA
- a CDS encoding alpha/beta hydrolase; this encodes MTRVLIILALLATVVLIAAIALVWSAQRNVLFPRPLSPAFDTSTGIPGVHKLRLGNEETTEAWLLTPPSSPQRSPAIIFAHGNGELIDHWVAEFDVVRNWGVAVLLVEYPGYGRSKGSPSQSSITAAFVEAYDYLAALPEVDADAIIGYGRSLGGGAICQLAARRELTTLILESSFSSVASVAGGMGVPRWLVRDPFDNRAVLEGYSRPVLLLHGQRDQVIPFHHSEALREAAAHSELLPMDCGHNDCPRPWQQLHEFLSRSGVLEPKTDHD